The DNA segment GGCCGCGCTCGCCGCGTTGGCGAGCACGCTCACGACGGCCAGCCAGGCCCGGCCGATCCCGCACCGGCCAGGCTCAAACCAACACAGGGCCACCACCAGGACCAGCCACTCGACGGCGCAGACCAGGACCTCACCGACCACGAACGCGGTCGCGTACTCGCCCACGCCGTCGGTGAACGGCTTCATGGCGAGCCAGAGCACCGGGTGGGTCACCGCGTTGGCGACCAGTCCGGCGAGCAGGGCGGTCCGCAGGCGCGCGCCGAACAGCCGCGTCAGCACGAGCGCGTAGACGGGCAGCTCGACGACGCAGGTGACCGCGAGCGCGAGCGCGTACCCGGAGCCGGCGGTCATGGTGACGTACCACCGCGCGTGATCGGCACGGTCGGGCTCGCGCTGGTGGCGCTCGTCGCGCTCGGCCTCGCCCTGCGGGTGCCTCTCGCGACCACCGCCATCGCGCTGATGGCGTTCGGCGTGCTGCACAACGTGCTCGAGCTGCGGTACGTCGGCGGCCGGTTCGCCTCGCTGCTCTCCGGCACGTTCCTGAAGCTGCTCGTCGCGCTCATCACCGGCATTGTGGTCTGCCGGCTGGCCGGCGCGGTCTTCGGAGGGGGCTGGTCGGTCCGGGCCGAGATCGTCCTGACGTACGGGCTCGTCGTGGCCGCCGCCTGGCTCGGGCTGCGCAGGCTGCCCGTCGCCCTCGTGGCCGTGGTGCTCGTCGTGCTCGTGGCGGCGGCGACGTCGCTGCGCTGGCCCGCGTACCACGTCGTCGTCATCACCCACCTGCACAATCTGGTGCCGCTGGCGTTCCTGTGGGAGTTCTCCGCGGGACTGCCGAGGAGGGCGCGGCTCGCTTTCCGGGGCACCCAGCTCGGCTGGCTCGTCGCCGTGCCCGCTGTCGTGCTCGCGGGGCTCACCGACGGCCTGATGGCCGACGGTGCGGCGGCGGTCGAACGGTTCGCCGGTGCTCCCGCGGTCGTCGCCGCCAGTGTCACGCCGCCGGGCACCTGGGGGACGACCGTGGGGCTCCGGTTCCTCACGGTGTTCGCGTTCCTCCAGCTGATGCACTTCGTGGTCTGGGTCTTCTTCCTGCCGCGGTACGCCCCGGCGGCCGCGGCGGCGTTCGACGCCAGGGTGCCGTGGCTGCGTGGTCGGCGGGCGTGGGCGCTCGGTCTCGGCGTGGGCGCCCTGCTGCTGGTGCTGTTCGTCGTCGACTACGGCCAGGGCCGCACGGTCTACGCGGCGTTGGCGAGCTACCACGCCTACCTCGAGCTGCCCATCCTGCTGGCGATGCTGATGGGCCTGGCGGGCGTCCGCGCGGCGCGGTCCGGCCGCTGATCCGGGTTCCCGCGCTTGTGTCCGAGGAAGTGGTGGCGATAGCCACCGGTTCCTCGGACACAACAGGGTGCCCCCACCCGTAGCGGCCGACTGCTCCGCAGCCCTACGATCGCGTCGAGGCCTGCCCGGCCCGCAACGGAGCGAGGAGGCGATCCCTCATGGCGGACTTCGTCGGAGCTGTCGACCAGGGGACCACGAGCACCCGGTTCATGATCTTCGACCACAGCGGCAACGAGGTGGGCAAGCACCAGCTCGAGCACGAGCAGATCCTGCCGCAGGCCGGCTGGGTCGAGCACAACCCGCTCGAGATCTGGGAGCGTACGGCGCTCGTCGCCAAGACGGCGCTCAACGAGGCCAACCTGACCGCGTCCGACCTCGCCGCGCTGGGCATCACCAACCAGCGCGAGACCGCCGTGGTGTGGAACCCCAAGACCGGCCGCCCGTACTACAACGCGATCGTCTGGCAGGACACCCGCACCGACCGCATCGCCGCCGCGCTCGAGCGTGAGGGCAAGGGCGACGTGATCAGGCAGAAGGCCGGCCTGCCGCCCGCCACGTACTTCTCCGGCGGCAAGATCCAGTGGATCCTCGAGAACGTCGACGGCGTGCGCGAGGCCGCGCAGCGCGGCGAGGCGGTGTTCGGCAACACCGACACCTGGCTGCTGTGGAACCTCACCGGCGGCACCGACGGCGGCGTCCACATCACGGACGTGACCAACGCCAGCCGCACCATGCTGATGAACCTCGAGACCCTCGACTGGGACGACGAGCTGCTGTCGTTCTTCGACATCCCGCGCGAGATGCTGCCGCAGATCCGCCCGTCGTCCGATCCGGAGTTCTACGGCGAGACGCTGGCCGGCGGCCCGCTCGGCGGCGCGGTGCCGCTCTCGGGTGACCTCGGCGACCAGCAGGCCGCCACGGTCGGGCAGGTCTGCTTCGCCTCGGGCGAGTCGAAGAACACCTACGGCACCGGCAACTTCCTGCTGCTCAACACCGGCACCGATCTCGTCCGTTCGGAGAACGGCCTGCTGACCACGCTCTGCTACAAGTTCGGCGACGCGCCGGCCGTGTACGCGCTGGAGGGGTCGATCGCCGTCACGGGGTCCGCGGTGCAGTGGCTGCGCGACCAGCTCGGCATCATCTCAGGGGCGTCGGAGAGCGAGTCGCTCGCGCGGCAGGTCGACGACAACGGCGGCGTCTACTTCGTCCCCGCGTTCTCCGGCCTGTTCGCCCCGTACTGGCGTTCGGACGCCCGCGGTGCGATCGTCGGGCTCTCGCGGTTCAACACCAACGCACACCTGGCGCGCGCCACGCTCGAGGCGATCTGCTACCAGAGCCGCGACGTCGCCGAGGCGATGGCGAAGGACTCCGGCGTCGCGATCAGCGTGCTGAAGGTCGACGGCGGCATCACCGCCAACGAGCTGTGCATGCAGATGCAGGCCGACATCCTCGGCGTCCCGGTCTCCAAGCCAGTCGTGGCCGAGACGACCGCGCTAGGCGCCGCGTACGCCGCGGGGCTCGCGACCGGGTTCTGGCAGAACACCGACGAGCTCAAGGCGAACTGGAACGAGGACAAGCGGTGGGAGCCCACCTGGTCCGACGACCAGCGCGCCGAGGGCTACGCCGGCTGGCAGAAGGCCGTCGAGCGCACCTACGGCTGGGTCGACGTCGACTAGCGCGGCGCGAGCTCTCTCCGCTGATCACGTTAACGTGATCAACCCGGACTTCACCTCGTGCCGGGACGAGGTGCAGTCCCGGTTCGCTGGGTTAACGTGATCAGCAGGATCGCGCAGACGAGAGGGGGGCGTCCTCGTGGACACCGGCGCGCTGTCACCTGAGCACCGGGCCGCATCGTTGCGGCGCATGACCAGTGGCGAGTTCGACGTCGTCGTCGTGGGCGGCGGCGTGGTGGGTGCCGGCGCCGCTCTCGACGCCGTCAGCCGCGGTCTCACCGTCGCGCTCGTCGAGGCGCGTGACTACGCCGCGGGCACCTCGAGCAGGTCGAGCAAGCTCATCCACGGCGGCCTGCGCTACCTCGAGATGCTCGACTTCGGTCTCGTCAGGGAGGCCCTGCAGGAGCGCGGCCTGCTGATCCAGCGGCTCGCGCCGCACCTCGTGCGGCCGGTGCCGTTCCTCTACCCGCTGAAGCACCGGGCGTGGGAGCGCGCGTACGCCGGCACCGGCGTACTGCTCTACGACGTGATGGCCGCCGTGGGGGGCAACGGCCGCGGGCTGCCACGGCACCGGCACCTGAGCAAGCGGCAGGCGCTGCGGGTCGCGCCGGCGCTGCGCGACGACGCGCTCGTGGGTGCGCTGCAGTACTACGACGCCCAGGTCGACGACGCCCGCTTCACCATGATGCTGGCGCGCACCGCCGCGCAGTACGGTGCCGCGCTGGCGACGAGCTGCCGGGTGACCGGCTTCCTGCGCGAGGGGGAGCGGGTCACCGGCGTCGAGGTCCGCGACCTCGAGTCGGGCGACGACCTTGTCGTCCGCGCGCGGCAGGTCGTCAACGCGACGGGCGTGTGGACCGACGACGTGCAGCGGCTCGTCGGCCGCGGGCGGTTCCATGTCAAGGCGAGCAAGGGCATCCACCTCGTGGTGCCGCGCGACCGCATCCACCTCGACACGGGGCTGATCCTGCGCACCGAGAAGAGCGTGCTGTTCGTCATCCCGTGGGGGCGGCACTGGATCGTCGGCACCACCGACACCGCGTGGGACCTCGACAAGGTGCACCCGGCCGCGTCCGCGAGCGACATCGACTACCTCCTCGAGCATGTCAACTCCGTGCTCCGCGCACCGCTCGGCCGTGCCGACGTCGAGGGCGTGTACGCCGGACTGCGGCCGCTCCTCGCGGGTGAGACCCACGAGACGTCCAAGCTGTCGCGCGAGCACAGCGTGGCGCAGCCGGTGCCCGGCCTCATCGTGGTCGCCGGCGGCAAGTACACGACGTACCGGGTGATGGCCAAGGACGCCATCGACGTCGCGGCCCGCGGCCTGCCGGGCCGCGTGCCCGACTCGTGCACCGACCGCACGCCGCTCGCCGGCGCGAGCGGCTTCGTGGTCCGTTGGAACGAGCGGTTCAGGCTCGCCGCCGCGCACGGCCTCCACGTCGCGCGGATCGAGCACCTGCTGCGCCGCTACGGCACGCTCGTCGACGAACTGCTGGCCATGGTCGACGAGCGCCCGGAGCTCGGCGGGCCGGTGCCCGGCGCAGACGACTACCTCCAGGTCGAGGCGGTCTACGCGGCGTCTCACGAGGGCGCGCTGCACCTCGAGGACGTCCTCACCAGGCGCACGCGGCTCTCGATCGAGACCTGGGACCGCGGCGTCGAGGCCGCGGCGGCCGTGGCCGACCTCGTCGCACCGGTGCTCGGCTGGGACGACGAGCAGCGCGACCGCGAGGTCGAGCACTACCGGCTGCGGGTCGAGGCCGAGCGCAGGTCGCAGGAACAGACCGACGACAGCTCCGCCGACGCCGCGCGGCTCGGCGCCCCCGAGTTGCTGGCGCACTGACCGATGGAGTCGACGATCCCCGACACCATGCGCGCGGCGGTGCTCACCGACCTGGCGACGATCGAGATGCGCGAGCTGCCCCTTCCCTTCCCGGAGGACGACGAGGTTCTCGTCCGGGTCGGGTCGGTCGGGGTCTGCGGCTCCGACGTGCACTACTACAAGGAGGGGGCGATCGGCTCCTTCGTCGTCGACTACCCGCTCGTCCTCGGCCACGAGGCGGGCGGCACGATCGTCGACACGGGCGCCGGCGTCGATCCCGCGCGACTGGACCAGCGGGTCGCCCTGGAGCCGCAGCGGCCGTGCCGCCGGTGCCGGCACTGCAAGACCGGCCGGTACAACCTGTGTGCCGCCATGGAGTTCTTCGCCACCCCGCCGGTCGACGGCACGTTCTGCGACTACGTTGTGCTGCCCGCCGACTTCGCGCACCCGGTGCCGGACACCCTGTCCGACGAGGCGGTGGCGCTGCTCGAGCCGCTCTCGGTGGGGCTGTGGGCGTGCCACAAGGCCGGGGTGACCGCCGGCTCGCGGGTGTTCGTCACCGGCGCGGGCCCGATCGGCGCGATGGCCGTCCAGGCCGCACGTGCCGCGGGTGCCACCGAGATCGTCGTCTCCGACCCGGTCGAGTCGCGCCGCGAGCGCATCCTCGGCCTCGGTGCGACCGAGGTCGTCGACCCGGTGAGCGGGTTCGCCGCCGCCGCGCTCGAGGTCGACGCGTTCGTCGAGTGCTCGGGCGCGACGCCTGCGGTGCTCGACGGGCTCGCGTCACTGCGCGGCGGCGGGGCCGCTGTCCTCGTCGGGCACGGCGCCGAGGAGATCACCATGCCCGTGCTGCCGCTCCAGACGCGGGAGGTCACGATCACCGGCGTCTTCCGCTACGTCGACACCTGGCCGACAGCGATCGGCCTCGTCGCGTCCGGGCGGGTCGACCTCGACTCGATGGTCACGGCGCGCTACCCGTTGGAGCGCACCGAGGAGGCGCTCAACGCCGACGACGATCCGTCGAGCATGAAGGCGGTCGTCACGCTCGACGCCGGCTGAGCGCCGGCCGTCAGCCTTTCCCTGCCTGGGACTCCTGGCCGTTCTGGACGAGAGCCGCCGCGGCACGGGTGACGTCGGCGGCGGTCAGCTGCGGCGGGCCCTCGGTCGGCGTCTCGTCCGTCGTGTCGGCGGAGGTGTTCGCCTTCTCGCCCGGCGCGGACCGTTCGAGGAAGCGCAGCAGCTCCACCGGGAACGGCAGCACGAGGGTGGAGTTCTTCTCCGCGGCGACCTGGACGACCGTCTCGAGCAGGCGCAGCTGGAGCGCGGACGGCGTGTCCGCCATGACGCGCGCGGCGTCGGCGAGCTTGTTCGACGCCTGGTACTCGCCGTCGGCCGAGATGATCCGCGCGCGACGTTCCCGCTCCGCCTCGGCCTGTCGCGACATGGACCGTTTCATCTGGTCCGGCAGCGCGACGTCCTTGATCTCCACCCGGTCGATGTGGATGCCCCAGCCGATCGCGGGGCTGTCGATCATCACCTCGAGGCCCTGGTTCAGCTTCTCCCGGTTGGAGAGCAGGTCGTCGAGGTCGCTCTTGCCGATGATCGACCGCAGCGACGTCTGAGCGACCTGCTCGACCGCGAACAGGTAGTTCTGCACGTCGACGGTGGCGCGCACGGGGTCGACGACCTTGAAGTACACGACGGCATCGACGCGCACGGTAACGTTGTCGCGGGTGATGCCGTCCTGCGCGGGCACCGGCATCGTCACGATCTGCATGTTGACCTTCTCCAGGTGGTCGACCACCGGGAGCAGGAACCGGAGGCCCGGCTCGCGCACCTCGCCGGCGACCCGGCCGAACCGGAAGAGCACACCGCGTTCGTACTGTCTGACGACGCGGACACCGAGGCCGAACCAGGCGGCGAGTACGGCCAGCACGCCCACGATCAGGAAGAGAGCAGTGATCATGTTACGCCTCCAGACATCGCGTGACCACCGAGAATCGTCGCCCATGATTATACGCTCGCGGGTCAACCGGCCCGGGGTGTCGCACTACTCCGCGAAGCCGCGGTCGCGGAGGAACTCCAGGAGCATGCTGCGCGAGTGGTGGATGTGGTCGCGCATCGCGTCGCGGGCCGGCTCGGGCCGGCCCGCGGAGATCTCGTCGATGATCCGCGCGTGGTCGTCGACGTACAGCTGCCGCAGCTCCGCGCGGGTGTCGGCGGCGAGACGCACGGTGTCCTTGGGGAAGTACCGCTGCAGGTCCCCGATGAGCTCGTGGAGCCTCGCGTTGCCGCCGGCCGCGTGGACGAGCTGGTGCACGGCGTCGTTGAGTCGCGTCAGCCGTTCGTCGTCCGGAGCGTCTGCGGTCGCCTCCGCGGAGAGCCGCCGCTGGGTGTCCGCCAGCTCGGCCACGAGGCCGTCGGTACGGTGTCGCGCCGCGAGCGACGCGGCGTATCCCTCGAGCTCGGCGCGCACGTCGTAGACCTCGGCGAGCTCGTGCAGGCTCGGTGGGCGGACCATCGCCCCGCGGTTGGGTTCGAGCCGCACCAGCTGCAGCGCCTGCAGTTTGCGCAGGGCCTCGCGCGCGGGAGTGCGGCTGACCCCGAACCTGCGGCAGATCTCATCCTGCTGCAGGTGCTCGCCGCGCCGGTAGCGGCCCTCGAGGATCTCCCGCTCCAGCACGTCCGCGATCTGGTCGGCGTAGCTGCTGGGGGTGTGGAGCGGGTGTGCCGGCCGCTCCCCGGTCATCGGCCGCCCCCTTGACAGCGACCGAGCGGCTGGATTGGATACATGGATCCATTCTCCTCGAGGGAGGAGGCGCGCCGGTGAGCGACACGCACCGCGGCCGTCCGGAGGCGGGACTCGACCCGATCAGGGCGGAGGTCGACGGCGTCTTCGCTGACGTGCTCGCCTCGACGGGCAGGGCCACGAACGAGTTCTTCGCCGCGTACGACGGCGATCCCGACCCGCGGCTGCTGGCCGCCTGGCTCGTCCCGCGCTGCTGGCGCGAGATCGACTACGTGTTCCTGCTGAACGAGGAGATCAGGCGCTACGGCCTCGCGTTCGAGCGGCGCCACCTCACCCTGCTCGCCAAGCAGTCGTTCCAGGAGGCCGAGCACTACGACATGGTCGGCTCGGCGATCGAGTCACTCGGCGGCACGGTGCCGACCGAGGTACCGCCGGAGGCGGCGCCGTGGAGCGCGTTCCTCTGGGAGTGCCTCGACCGCCACCCGCTCGCCGCCATCGCCGCGTGGAACGTCTCC comes from the Streptosporangiales bacterium genome and includes:
- the glpK gene encoding glycerol kinase GlpK, with the translated sequence MADFVGAVDQGTTSTRFMIFDHSGNEVGKHQLEHEQILPQAGWVEHNPLEIWERTALVAKTALNEANLTASDLAALGITNQRETAVVWNPKTGRPYYNAIVWQDTRTDRIAAALEREGKGDVIRQKAGLPPATYFSGGKIQWILENVDGVREAAQRGEAVFGNTDTWLLWNLTGGTDGGVHITDVTNASRTMLMNLETLDWDDELLSFFDIPREMLPQIRPSSDPEFYGETLAGGPLGGAVPLSGDLGDQQAATVGQVCFASGESKNTYGTGNFLLLNTGTDLVRSENGLLTTLCYKFGDAPAVYALEGSIAVTGSAVQWLRDQLGIISGASESESLARQVDDNGGVYFVPAFSGLFAPYWRSDARGAIVGLSRFNTNAHLARATLEAICYQSRDVAEAMAKDSGVAISVLKVDGGITANELCMQMQADILGVPVSKPVVAETTALGAAYAAGLATGFWQNTDELKANWNEDKRWEPTWSDDQRAEGYAGWQKAVERTYGWVDVD
- a CDS encoding FAD-dependent oxidoreductase; amino-acid sequence: MTSGEFDVVVVGGGVVGAGAALDAVSRGLTVALVEARDYAAGTSSRSSKLIHGGLRYLEMLDFGLVREALQERGLLIQRLAPHLVRPVPFLYPLKHRAWERAYAGTGVLLYDVMAAVGGNGRGLPRHRHLSKRQALRVAPALRDDALVGALQYYDAQVDDARFTMMLARTAAQYGAALATSCRVTGFLREGERVTGVEVRDLESGDDLVVRARQVVNATGVWTDDVQRLVGRGRFHVKASKGIHLVVPRDRIHLDTGLILRTEKSVLFVIPWGRHWIVGTTDTAWDLDKVHPAASASDIDYLLEHVNSVLRAPLGRADVEGVYAGLRPLLAGETHETSKLSREHSVAQPVPGLIVVAGGKYTTYRVMAKDAIDVAARGLPGRVPDSCTDRTPLAGASGFVVRWNERFRLAAAHGLHVARIEHLLRRYGTLVDELLAMVDERPELGGPVPGADDYLQVEAVYAASHEGALHLEDVLTRRTRLSIETWDRGVEAAAAVADLVAPVLGWDDEQRDREVEHYRLRVEAERRSQEQTDDSSADAARLGAPELLAH
- a CDS encoding alcohol dehydrogenase catalytic domain-containing protein — its product is MESTIPDTMRAAVLTDLATIEMRELPLPFPEDDEVLVRVGSVGVCGSDVHYYKEGAIGSFVVDYPLVLGHEAGGTIVDTGAGVDPARLDQRVALEPQRPCRRCRHCKTGRYNLCAAMEFFATPPVDGTFCDYVVLPADFAHPVPDTLSDEAVALLEPLSVGLWACHKAGVTAGSRVFVTGAGPIGAMAVQAARAAGATEIVVSDPVESRRERILGLGATEVVDPVSGFAAAALEVDAFVECSGATPAVLDGLASLRGGGAAVLVGHGAEEITMPVLPLQTREVTITGVFRYVDTWPTAIGLVASGRVDLDSMVTARYPLERTEEALNADDDPSSMKAVVTLDAG
- a CDS encoding slipin family protein, which gives rise to MITALFLIVGVLAVLAAWFGLGVRVVRQYERGVLFRFGRVAGEVREPGLRFLLPVVDHLEKVNMQIVTMPVPAQDGITRDNVTVRVDAVVYFKVVDPVRATVDVQNYLFAVEQVAQTSLRSIIGKSDLDDLLSNREKLNQGLEVMIDSPAIGWGIHIDRVEIKDVALPDQMKRSMSRQAEAERERRARIISADGEYQASNKLADAARVMADTPSALQLRLLETVVQVAAEKNSTLVLPFPVELLRFLERSAPGEKANTSADTTDETPTEGPPQLTAADVTRAAAALVQNGQESQAGKG
- a CDS encoding FCD domain-containing protein, producing MTGERPAHPLHTPSSYADQIADVLEREILEGRYRRGEHLQQDEICRRFGVSRTPAREALRKLQALQLVRLEPNRGAMVRPPSLHELAEVYDVRAELEGYAASLAARHRTDGLVAELADTQRRLSAEATADAPDDERLTRLNDAVHQLVHAAGGNARLHELIGDLQRYFPKDTVRLAADTRAELRQLYVDDHARIIDEISAGRPEPARDAMRDHIHHSRSMLLEFLRDRGFAE